The nucleotide sequence CTGGAAAAGCCGCATTCGCTCATCGACAAATTAATGCTGGATATTTTTGCTCGTCGAATAGAAGAAAGTAAGCCAGATATTGTAGCCTTTACGATACCTTTTCCCGGGAATTTATATAGTGGATTACGATGTGCTCAGTGGATTAGGATTAACTTTCCCTCAGCTAAAATAGCAATGGGAGGCGGTTATGTGAATACCGAATTGCGCAGTCTTTCCGATCCTGCAATTTTCAATTATACCGACTTTCTGCTCTACGATGATGGCGAATTACCTTTGTTTCGATTAGTAACCGGGGGTGAGCTAATCCGTACTCTGTATAGAAATGTTGAAGGAGATATTGTTCGTGTAAATTTTGACAGCAAGGAAAATGTGCCTTTTGCTGAAATTGGAACGCCCAGTTATGATGGACTTTTGCATAATAACTATCTCAATCTGATTGAACTAACCAATCCAATGCATGCCCTGTGGAGCAACGGACGATGGAATAAAATGATTTTGGCGCATGGTTGTTATTGGGGGAAATGTGCTTTTTGCGATGGAAGTCTGGATTATATTCGACGCTTTGAACAAGCACCGATCGAGATGATTGTTGACAGAATGGAAAGCATTATGGAACAAACCGGACAATCAGGATTTCATTTTGTGGACGAAGCTGCACCTCCTGCTTTACTCAGGAAGCTGGCAGAAGAAATACTTCGTCGTAAGCTAACAGTCAGTTACTGGACTAATGTTCGTTTTGAGAAATCATACACAGCCGAGTTGTGCTATTTACTCGCACAATCGGGGTGTATTGCTATATCGGGAGGATTGGAAGTTGCTTCGCCGAGAATTCTGAAAATGATTAACAAAGGTATTACCATTGAGAGCGCTCGTGAGAGTATGCGTAATTTTACCGAAGCCGGTATTATGACTCATGCTTACCTGATGTACGGATTTCCAACTGAGACAGCTCAGGAAACCGTTGACTCTCTGGAGGTAGTTCGCGATTTATTTGCCAACGGCTGGATTCAGTCGGCTTTTTGGCATCGTTATGCTATGACAATGCATAGCCCTTCCGGTATATGTCCCGAAAGTGTTGGAGCTAAGCATGTTCTCATTCCAACCGCCCCCTTTGCTAATAACGAGATTGCTTTTACCACTCCGAACGAAATAGATTTGGAGTTTTATGGCAAAGGACTTAACCTCGCAACCTATAATTACATGCAGGGAGCTGGTTATGATGTGCCGGTGAAGAAGTGGTTTAAAAGATAAACTATCTTTCTTGCCATTTCAGGCTAACAGTTAGATGTAAAATATTTAATACAAATAACCAATAGAAGTTTTCAATTCTCTATTGGTTATTTGT is from uncultured Macellibacteroides sp. and encodes:
- a CDS encoding radical SAM protein; this translates as MKVLLVTPPLTQLNTSYPATCHLLGFLRSKGLKAEQMDLSIELIQQLFTRKKLEEIFHEASNQSDLSKINKLRLQQSDFYLRTIEPVMRFLGGKDASLAQRFCELSFWPDSKRLPSDDDLEWGFGMIGNHDRAIHLCTLFLKDLCDFINQTIDPRFELIRYAESLCLRLPEFGPLQKELEKPHSLIDKLMLDIFARRIEESKPDIVAFTIPFPGNLYSGLRCAQWIRINFPSAKIAMGGGYVNTELRSLSDPAIFNYTDFLLYDDGELPLFRLVTGGELIRTLYRNVEGDIVRVNFDSKENVPFAEIGTPSYDGLLHNNYLNLIELTNPMHALWSNGRWNKMILAHGCYWGKCAFCDGSLDYIRRFEQAPIEMIVDRMESIMEQTGQSGFHFVDEAAPPALLRKLAEEILRRKLTVSYWTNVRFEKSYTAELCYLLAQSGCIAISGGLEVASPRILKMINKGITIESARESMRNFTEAGIMTHAYLMYGFPTETAQETVDSLEVVRDLFANGWIQSAFWHRYAMTMHSPSGICPESVGAKHVLIPTAPFANNEIAFTTPNEIDLEFYGKGLNLATYNYMQGAGYDVPVKKWFKR